In Daphnia magna isolate NIES linkage group LG5, ASM2063170v1.1, whole genome shotgun sequence, the sequence CTTCGTCGCCACGGACTGCTCCTACGCCGCCAAGGCCTGGTCCTACGCCACCGCGGCCTGCTCGTTGGCGCGCCCAGCTCTTTGGACACGAACAGGAGGCAGATCTTCTTCACGGTCTGGGTCTTCGCCGACACGGCCTGCTCGTTGTCCACGCCCAGCTCTTTGGCCACGACCACGAACGGCGGCTTCAGCAGGCTCATTTAACGCAGCGGCTGCATCAAGACGATTCTCAGCAGCGGCTGCGTCAACAGGATTCTCAGCAGCGGCTGCGTCAACAGGATTTTCAGCAGCGGCTGCGTCAACAGGATTCTCAGCAACGGCTGCGTCAACAGGATTTTCAGCAGCGGCTGCGTCAAAAGGATTCTCAACAACGTCTTCGTCAGGAGGATTCCCAGCAGGATCATTTTCGGGGGCTACTACACCATCATCATTTTCTCCTTCGTCGTCATGTTCGCCGGGCAACACTCCAACGAACAGGAGCACTTCAAAGGCAGCTCTGGCTTCCTCCATTGGAAGGTAATAATCTTCGAATTCCCCAGCATTGTTGCCACCATTATTGCCATCatagaattcaaattcattTCCGGCGGAGATCAAGAATTCTCTAATGGTAATCCGGTCTTCGTCGAGGTTGTTGAGCAACCGCCTGAGGTTCCTGTTACGAACTACTTGCTGTCGGCGCATGGTAGCCCTAACTGGTCTTCCAGCGCTTACAGCAAGAAAATCGTATACAGCCAGCATTCCGAATTCCTGCagtttttctgaaaaaaattatttgtttaaGTTATTCTCACTTGTTGTATGTACTAATATTAGTTCctaattttaatttgtttaccTAGGAACAGCCAGGGAGCAGAGTGAGCTAAACCGACGATGGCGTTGAATAGCCGGTGTTGCGCTTCCAATAGGTTGTTGGTGCGGTTTGCATCTTTGTAAACGCAAAATCGTTCGGGTCCGATCCTCTCCAGCCAAAAGCTCCTGACGTAGGAAAGAAATTGTCTTAGTTGGACCCTCGTCTGAGGTCCAACATTATCCGGTAACTCTTCCAAACATTGTTGGATAACCTTTTTAAGTTATATTacatgtaaaaacaaaaactataatttaactttttatttcCAGTTACCTCAAAGCCGTCCCACACAAGAAGTGCCGGCAAAAGCGCGAGCGCGATGGACATCTTGATCAATCTTCTTACAGCTTCATTTTCTCGGTAGGCGGCAGTCAAACCAATTCTGGCTGCATATTGGTAAATAGCCtgtataaatttttaaataaaacacaaacagTAATATAAAACATTCCAATTTAACGCTTATAGGGAGAAAAACATACGTTTCCGCTGTGGTAGTGACAGCCGCGGGATCTAGCGCCAAGGAAAGCTCTCGACATGGCTTGTAGTAGGGCCAGCTCATAATCGCCGACTACCAACTCCGGAGCTGGTACTCTCCCTATGAGTCGTtatattaatttaatttaaaatgtttgcaTTACATAACGAAATCTTTGATTTATTTAGATATCCTACCTGTTTGTTGCAGGCATATTTCCTTTAGGCGTGCCAGGCATACTTCGTAAAGAGCTTGCGTCTTCGCGGTCATCAAGAACGTGGCAACTTGAATAGAAATTCCGTGGGTTTTGCCATGAACACTTGCCAACTGATAATACCCTCTTGGTGTGCTGTGGAAGGTTGCATCCATATGGGCAGACCAAGCTTCCACTAACGCCGGCAACGCTCCAACATTGATGAAAATCAAAGCGTGTTCATTCCCTGCAGTGACACGACCAAAAAAGAACCAATGTTCCCCATTCAAATCCATGCTGCATGATTTCAATAATAGAAAGGTATTTTAATTAGTTTTTTTCTGTGAACTATAATGTTGTTTCTTACTTATAACGAGGAACACTTTCGATTAACTCCGCCAATTCTTCTGGACTGACAGGGATCCTGGGGTTCGTCTCTCTCCGCGCCCGATATATCGTCGCTCTAATTTCCTGGAATGGGCATGGAGGAGGGCCAGGAAACCTTAGAGAAGTAATTAAGTAACATTAAGTAGCGGATTATCCTACATCTACGTAGGTTGTAGTGTTTAGGTTGGTTATCACAATTAGCTTGTGGGATGGGTGACTACATTAGACAGAAGGTACGTTGTTCCCCCGTAAATCAGTTATTTGATTAATGTTCAAACTTAATGTTAAATCCTCCCATCCACACAGTTACAGATTTCTAGTCATTTctagtcattaaaaaaatattaccttCTCAATGCCTCCAAATAAATAGCATGCGGCCGGATATTTGTTGTTCTAGCTCTTTCTCGGCACCATTCAATGAAAGTGTGTCGACAAATCACGGCTTGATGGATTTCGTGATTGTGGTGGCCATGCGCATGGTATATACCGTGTAAATCGGGAACAACACTTGCCCGGCATCTTCTTTCGGTGTAGCTGGAACAACGGTATCTTTAACAAAAAAGCGATTTGTTAATTCAATAAAAGTTGGTCACTATTGACTTGCACACACTAACACTTAGCACACAATATCGAAACTCACACACACGTGTTAATAAGTAAAATACATACCTTGTGTTGCCTGCTACAAAACCATTTCGATGCCAAATCCATTGACCAACGCGGTCAATTAAAACAATAGATTTTCTACGAGCACCAGTCAACTCAATGTAGCGATCCATAGCACTCCCTTGCCAATGGTCAAACAAGAAATGAGATTTTTTTCCGATAATTCCATAATGAATGAAGTGCCTTTGGGATATCAGTTTTCCCTCACTCACTCCTCTATGTTTATTGGTGAGTATTTGGACAATTCGCCCAGTAACTTATTGCTCCAATCACAGTCGGAGTAAAGAGTGTAATCCCCAAGAGGATATTTTTTAGAGGGAGGGTTACATGTTGAACTTAAAGTACCCTACATTCAGCAGACATGTTCATCGCTTTGCTCTTTTTCCACTCCCTCCCCCCACTACATTGGGTGATGTATCCATGACTTTAACCAAATCCTAAAATCCAACggttttcatttgatttaatGGTTTTCTGCACGTGCTTCCAACGTGCTCGCATTCCTCTGGCCTTTAATATTATACATACCATCGATTCGATAAAATATAGACATAAACAATATTGAGATgccgggaaaaaaaatttacggccctgtaattttaattattttgaaaaaaagctTTCTGTCCATGTTTTTCCGTCCCTTTTGATGTTTTGATAAAAACTTTTTCCTGCGTCACTATTAAATGTCATtatattttttcccctttttaatttttaagtcCATTTTAATAAATCCATTTTAATTCCCCGGTTGTTTCCATTGCACGTAGCAGTACAATTGAATTATTCATTCGTTTTCAGGTCTACCCAGTTTACCATGGCCCTGCCGGTTTGCGAAAGATTGCTCAACGAATTCATCACTCTACTGTTGTCTGTGTCAAAGGTATACGGATTTAACAAAGTTGGAAACGAATCAAAGTGGATCTAAAAATGACGTTACATTGGAACAGGTTTGGAGTCGGGCGGTCACGTAGTGCAGAATAGTCAATTCTTTGATACGCTCAAAATTCAAACGTCTTTACCCGTCGAAGATATTAAAGCACGTGCAGAGGCGCAAGAGATCAATTTGCGCTATTCCTCCGATGGAGATGTACTAATtgttgaattatttatttcggttaattcaattaacttttttttttagattggtATCTCCATTGACGAAACTGTTCGCGAGAAAGATATCTATGATATTTTCGCCATTTTTAATGTCGATGTAATAGCCGAACAAGTAAGACTTGTCAGATTTCTCAGTTAAGTGAATCAATAATCAGTTTATTATCAGCAGaatgaaataatttttatttaggtGTCTCAGCCACCAGATATTCTTTCGTCAAGTTTGGAGCAGTCTGAGTTTTGCAGAAGATGACAGGAGCCACAAGCGCAACAACGAAAACGATACGACACGATTTGGTCCAacccagcagcagcagccagtCCGATCAGATATTTTGTAATACTGTAACCCGCCTTGCAGCAGACAGTCTGATGTTTTTTATACACAGTCAGACATCGTTAATATTACAAGACATCCAATATATATCGAATTTTTCGAACACAGAAAAACGGTCGAATGTGTGAGCGCATTGGCAGAAAGCGTTTGACTGGTATATATACGCTCGGCCATCATATAACTTGGATGCTGAGCTGTCGTTCCAGCCAGCAGCAACCGCCATCCAAATAAGATCAACatcttttcaattttgctgTCTGCGGCTTTGGGATTTCCCTGCAATTTTATATCTATAGATCTATAAAGCCCCTCCACTATGAAAATCATTTCCCAATGGGCGAATATGTAGCCTACCGGATTGCCTCAGGTTCAAGTACCGGAATATACTTGCTTAATTATAGACTCGTTTTATATCAACATTTCCTCGGCTGGGGTAATCTCGAATATTACAATCAGGATTACATTCCAAACTTCCATTTGGTGTAGTGGTTAAACCATCACAAGTGGTGGGCGTCTTGAAAGTTACGATACAATTACACTTAAATTCAATAGTTTAAAGGGCGGGGAGAGAAGGTTACATAATCGTTAGaccttggaaaaaaaagatctttTTATCCGATCCCTTACTgctacttttctttttcttaagaTATTTTCTGACCTTTCCTCCATTGATTGTATCTTGTTGATATCCGCCCACTAATGCAAAATTGTCAGTACTTTGTCTTCTCGTCAACTGGACAGGTGTATTCCTCACTGTGACGTGTCATTTGATTGTAAATTACGTGAACTGTAGCAGCTCTTTACGTGAATGCGTCGGCGGTAACGAGTGGCGGTTGCTTGACGGAGGAGCGTGGCAGATATTCACGGACCTGTGGACCTGGATCGATTTCGTGCCTAAGTCGAGATTAATTTCATTATTAAATGGGTCTTTACCCACAATTTAGCTCTATCTATATTCTGTGTCTCCAATGTCGTGAAGTTTCTGTTGCATTTCGGTCGTGGAATTCCGCCGTAAGGTTAG encodes:
- the LOC116922280 gene encoding uncharacterized protein LOC116922280; translated protein: MDLNGEHWFFFGRVTAGNEHALIFINVGALPALVEAWSAHMDATFHSTPRGYYQLASVHGKTHGISIQVATFLMTAKTQALYEVCLARLKEICLQQTGRVPAPELVVGDYELALLQAMSRAFLGARSRGCHYHSGNAIYQYAARIGLTAAYRENEAVRRLIKMSIALALLPALLVWDGFEVIQQCLEELPDNVGPQTRVQLRQFLSYVRSFWLERIGPERFCVYKDANRTNNLLEAQHRLFNAIVGLAHSAPWLFLEKLQEFGMLAVYDFLAVSAGRPVRATMRRQQVVRNRNLRRLLNNLDEDRITIREFLISAGNEFEFYDGNNGGNNAGEFEDYYLPMEEARAAFEVLLFVGVLPGEHDDEGENDDGVVAPENDPAGNPPDEDVVENPFDAAAAENPVDAAVAENPVDAAAAENPVDAAAAENPVDAAAAENRLDAAAALNEPAEAAVRGRGQRAGRGQRAGRGGVGPGLGGVGAVRGDEEPADRGEDLPPVRGRGQRAGRGQRAVRGGVGAGRGRVGAVPGRGGVGAGHGDEEPGREEYLPPVRGRGQRAGRGQRAGRGGVGAGRGGVGAGRGDEEPGRGEDLPPAGNLVDLDWEIPDDPEWARRLQDIFDRQNAQHLQRRDDVMERLQQVRLRRQQEKEILFEEEVAMMEVEEEIPFLAYDPAAIREINNEVADGTCTVCLDNQADHSLRPCQHIFCLNCIDTLRARLCPLCRAPIADVVTVDPRAVVAANALLAINQPPN